In Anopheles gambiae chromosome 2, idAnoGambNW_F1_1, whole genome shotgun sequence, a single window of DNA contains:
- the LOC1274870 gene encoding small subunit processome component 20 homolog — protein MKNRPLKHKASNAFSFKSFRERINEIDVRRGALYRVETDYELPETEDGTFFQQALVKWSLQNLTDEYTGYQRGFKETATLPMLLFHKEAIVKHLSSCLSKATDDALEPLLELVVALAKDMRKEFRPYFTGLFEVIVPFLHSDSADRVEWTLLCLAHLFKTLRSFLRSDFSLTFNRLLPLLDETRSPPHAIDFATECLGYLARDLKDKGAFIRLMLKWQMQNEAYTFACGRLLFELLHGVQEQFHATAKQTLLQLYSILQQLEETEADHLQDILTQTVTDIVERIQPEDIHVFWETMRSTIDGCLATFEAQGETKKTVSKEASSAMVEQEEGKVVQYLTRLLQLNGIVLEHQYGRLLGDALSPTVSQLIRLLTCFTSPTIEYKETIVKHIIVLLRSKHLPLTQLEASRLTMNVLLLDHRPLYDRFIDATVLCPMFEALIWPNFVKRLELELDDERLSFLAALLLKKTPLCGNGLELENWKPFPINVVAGGNLEACMKKAITVSPVEVLNSSDVYLSALIVLPHLSNFRPKTVANNAILEFVRHAAGSLQSGQLSDAADRMVELVAVAVETVVHLQEMEGKAYFDLLECLLPIVTKRECLLLNSVHLLLVHIANQRKNGITYARFKRVQPVIHPLMASYDSSVRRLASAIMAFFAELPELASSTGPLYGTLAQIECIEPQIQTYRQQVILFQNLAYESQLCNQAAEVARNEWTETVIRYMLSVFAVNFKLLWEPAGTIVQSYADNGVKADEELFWRVFDTMLKMAEEQKAHEEIGSPEPSQATVKHDETGTDGSGNDNDDSNGETGSDSEQEEEEQEEENEQQKRANALFSKVVEFFPKRPHIDFMNVRIQQLRMLHRCSTFCRSKGDRIAERFFAFLEHGKTRDASIDAEEEAPDQSYKRAREIKRKSSKSAGSGIHQVLLCYLKICTELTSKSVRKHADRLYETYETLVSSRNEEIQKVALNGIFTLGGSQLTPYKDFISRLTSEKTLKQALLSVFVPSDEQEDEQEDGGFTSASGRTKVAEEHRPIVVQLVLKVLDGKIKQNLGNGGPGGQHKATLLTFIGRLRIEELDLLLERWFAPYLAQLKTTPLETVRCITAALAEGVELVPTVPPVRVKTLLNFLAALQTEIAPMKKASYAAKLMHLKICFDALLLPLDHSIYKKYKNQALVALVDLFDQYDASYQWTDDELDAVLHVHVWPQLQLLPSDSIHTPTPLLKLLLMWSQSERLYVLLQRHPPVERQTETEGESEPATGDETTPPSMTPLDAMICLLRGSQTKGNVCKQIFTALAAMLDGDERNSAEEQGRIREEDSDRVGNRSRLLIPYVQDLLQYIRHQVRSKKTISSDLLLILTRLAESGMIGSDQKDEERIEKDRVSLLNLLFPILARKVHEVGDERSGEDIRRLHIIIARLLNDIDDPLQYLKQLALSLQNVKNRGARKILLQIFDRLACRSPEMQLISTLVHGLNAMDRRWVDQPDNVARTSAFRSIDQMLSEDAPDGQRMTGNVAIVFLSQAFHVLQSEKDFTVRQNACEYVCKVVLHLASANEWPAELHYCLDRIVLHNIAAGFKHKGAGGERRNESIQLLGELSRTVGKPGVTTHPQCRVFAELWHFTGAGDGAERDFFENITHLQTYKHRKAMKRLAAKLAAMADEAKASGCNSRDTIGAAGPTSRTIVNYLLPIVSHYICHDEYKKQTNLVEEAGNCIINLCRLLPWRGYHTVLQQYLRKLKHSWEYQKQLLRIVIGIMDAFHFDLSAAATVDAEHPVEAKGGAAANALMNKKLLLQDESVEEAEETAPPAAPEGEEKPKEDANEEQDAEDDSKESEDEEEEEDAESVIEDEEEVEPTARCDPEEALRVARDIVHDISKTIIPSLLSSFNFATEAPVTTGGGGQMDRKARFAKQRTEMLKLPIAIAIVKLFMKLPRKEIELNLPRLIIKVITFLKSRLKLARVQARNTLAHITLELGPSYLSFVLQNLLAMLTRGFQRHVLTFTVHTVVERAQQHLASGPVLENILQTVVHICTEDIFGQLIGLLNGSTIETGSLKKTNMPESKSSRKPYQTLYILAKHVQERMLADLFMPFRTVLSKYRTHQTVAKVQDAFHQIAEGLVANETISPEALLVFVYGMVTGKVFTQCAVAGADGEQEDLQQRQQQQSEEEKKRAAKKLLGNVPKPGSIYIIPDEPKRYGSAAATSALDLILAKTEGNDPTFLECGLELLQSFIRRKQVGTRSSDTEQVELLIQLIDPIVPTLVESLDSKHSKIICHSINCFSALLATEWPLKSFQQPETLDAIVAAIFTILHRYNTVALDVNNPNIGMVRASFRAIVAVLKYANASYSFTEEQLRLLVMYIEQDLAVGGGRQTTAFVLLRSLLGRRYSFPELQQLMSKVFEMCVRSESDTERAECRQNIVDYVMNYPTSKKVKNYLLFFVDQLQYEVLSGRESACLLLKTLFQKLPKSTIDQNNSALFFALGVRLVNEDDTDIRTLVAECIETLLKRLDPSEKSSLVKIIQDMLGDRLLKHRELGTQLLLRILHSQPTERFIRSWLPNVLPALLQNLVPPTSAALSADGKFVKPLAPSVTLLTADPSGDHLTIQTQNVFAELLRLLPAMLTAAQYNDTIDALAYTAQSLLSSGHQWVRFGALKLLYQIMNELDFDAIHERIRCLRSKRNDAEPEAEEELDSDDNPGGRQFLFQSPLRDCKTLTLDLCAQLSPHSAMVSESDDEAAGLVTQLLFLIANILRAVPLEKKEKASSKRINLHWLVRRVRYVVQGEIFKTPHIFTLRKHALHWMSSVVAILEQDTLEQLAPSLLIPAIRELTAQDISGSRSGNDPSKVSLRKVAAKVGKDISVRLGAEQYDKMRNAIEESLRRKRTNRRMELAQEKINFPMAAARRKEAKKTRTKEAKRRKTQFSLDDPFDLEGPANGGVIPGMKRRAKSGTGSVPKKRRNMEAMFRE, from the exons GTGCGGATCGGGTCGAGTGGACGTTGCTGTGCCTGGCGCACTTGTTCAAAACGCTGCGCAGCTTCCTGCGAAGCGATTTCTCGCTCACCTTTAACCGGCTGTTGCCTTTGCTGGACGAAACGAGAAGCCCACCGCACGCGATAGACTTTGCAACGGAATGTCTCGGGTATTTGGCGCGCGACCTGAAAGACAAGGGAGCGTTCATACGGCTGATGCTGAAATGGCAAATGCAGAACGAGGCGTACACGTTCGCCTGCGGGCGGCTGCTGTTCGAGCTGCTGCACGGTGTGCAGGAGCAATTCCACGCGACGGCAAAGCAAACGTTGCTGCAGCTGTACAGCATTCTGCAGCAGCTGGAAGAGACGGAGGCGGATCACCTGCAGGACATACTGACCCAAACGGTGACCGATATAGTGGAACGCATCCAGCCGGAGGACATTCACGTGTTCTGGGAAACGATGCGCAGCACCATCGATGGATGTTTGGCGACGTTCGAAGCTCAAGGGGAAACGAAGAAGACTGTCTCGAAGGAAGCGAGCTCAGCGATGGTAGAGCAGGAGGAAGGAAAGGTCGTACAATATTTGACCCGACTGCTGCAGCTGAACGGAATTGTGCTGGAGCATCAGTACGGGCGACTGTTGGGTGACGCACTGTCGCCCACCGTGTCCCAGCTGATCCGGCTACTAACCTGCTTCACCTCACCGACCATCGAGTACAAGGAAACAATCGTGAAGCACATTATAGTGTTGCTGCGCTCGAAGCATCTGCCGCTGACGCAGCTGGAGGCGAGTCGATTAACGATGAACGTGCTCCTGCTCGATCACCGTCCACTGTACGACCGTTTCATCGACGCCACGGTACTCTGCCCAATGTTTGAAGCTCTCATATGGCCCAACTTTGTGAAGCGACTTGAGCTGGAGCTGGACGATGAACGGTTGAGCTTTTTGGCCGCGCTGCTGCTAAAGAAAACGCCACTCTGTGGCAATGGGTTGGAGCTGGAAAACTGGAAACCATTCCCGATAAACGTCGTGGCCGGGGGAAACCTGGAGGCCTGCATGAAAAAGGCCATAACAGTCAGCCCAGTGGAGGTGCTGAATAGTAGCGATGTTTATTTGAGCGCTTTAATCGTTCTACCCCATCTGAGCAATTTTCGGCCCAAAACCGTAGCCAACAATGCCATCCTGGAGTTTGTCCGGCATGCCGCAGGATCGCTCCAGTCGGGTCAACTGTCCGATGCGGCGGATAGAATGGTGGAACTAGTGGCCGTTGCGGTGGAAACGGTCGTCCACCTGCAGGAGATGGAAGGCAAGGCGTACTTCGATCTGCTGGAGTGCCTGCTGCCGATAGTAACCAAGCGCGAGTGCCTGCTGCTCAACAGCGTCCATCTGCTGCTCGTTCACATTGCTAACCAGCGCAAAAATGGCATCACCTACGCGCGCTTCAAGCGGGTCCAGCCCGTCATACACCCGCTCATGGCATCCTACGACAGCAGCGTGCGACGGTTGGCAAGCGCTATAATGGCCTTTTTCGCCGAGCTTCCGGAGCTGGCCAGCAGCACCGGCCCATTGTACGGTACGCTGGCCCAGATCGAATGTATCGAGCCGCAGATTCAAACCTACCGCCAGCAAGTGATTCTGTTCCAGAATCTAGCGTACGAAAGTCAGCTCTGCAACCAGGCGGCCGAAGTGGCGCGCAACGAATGGACGGAAACGGTGATTCGGTACATGCTGTCCGTGTTTGCCGTCAATTTCAAGCTGCTGTGGGAACCGGCGGGCACGATCGTGCAGTCGTACGCGGACAATGGCGTCAAAGCGGACGAGGAACTGTTTTGGAGAGTGTTCGATACGATGCTAAAGATGGCCGAAGAGCAGAAGGCCCACGAAGAGATTGGAAGTCCAGAGCCCTCGCAGGCGACAGTAAAACACGATGAAACGGGTACTGATGGATCGGGCAATGATAATGACGATTCGAACGGTGAAACTGGCAGCGACAGtgagcaggaggaggaagagcaaGAGGAAGAGAACGAGCAGCAGAAGCGGGCGAATGCACTGTTTTCGAAGGTGGTGGAATTCTTCCCCAAAAGACCACACATTGACTTCATGAACGTGCGCATACAGCAGCTCCGCATGCTGCACCGCTGTTCCACGTTTTGCCGCTCAAAGGGGGACCGCATCGCGGAGCGGTTCTTTGCCTTTCTCGAGCATGGCAAAACACGCGACGCCAGCATCGACGCGGAGGAGGAAGCACCGGACCAGTCCTACAAACGGGCGCGCGAAATCAAGCGTAAAAGCAGCAAATCCGCCGGCTCTGGCATACATCAGGTGCTGCTGTGCTATCTGAAAATATGCACCGAGCTTACGTCGAAGTCGGTGCGCAAGCATGCCGATCGGCTGTACGAGACGTACGAAACGCTTGTCAGCAGCCGCAACGAGGAAATCCAGAAGGTGGCGCTGAACGGTATATTTACGCTCGGCGGGTCGCAGCTCACGCCGTACAAAGACTTTATCAGCCGGCTGACGAGCGAGAAGACGCTGAAGCAAGCGCTGCTGTCCGTGTTCGTGCCGTCGGACGAGCAGGAGGACGAGCAGGAGGACGGTGGCTTCACCAGTGCCAGCGGACGCACGAAGGTGGCGGAGGAGCACCGGCCAATAGTGGTGCAGCTGGTGCTGAAGGTGTTGGATGGCAAGATCAAACAGAACCTTGGCAATGGTGGACCGGGAGGACAGCATAAAGCGACCCTGCTCACGTTTATCGGGCGCCTGCGCATCGAAGAGCTAGATCTGCTGCTCGAACGCTGGTTCGCGCCCTATCTGGCACAGTTGAAGACCACTCCGCTGGAAACGGTACGCTGCATTACGGCCGCCCTTGCGGAGGGTGTTGAGCTGGTTCCTACAGTGCCGCCTGTCAGAGTGAAAACGTTGCTCAACTTCTTGGCCGCCCTGCAAACGGAGATTGCACCCATGAAGAAGGCTTCGTACGCCGCTAAGCTTATGCATTTGAAAATATGTTTCgatgcactgctgctgccgctcgaTCACAGCATTtacaaaaagtataaaaacCAAGCACTGGTAGCGCTGGTGGACCTGTTCGACCAGTACGATGCGAGCTACCAGTGGACGGACGACGAGCTGGACGCCGTCCTGCACGTTCACGTGTGGCCACAGCTGCAGCTACTGCCGAGCGATAGTATTCACACGCCGACGCCGCTGCTCAAGCTACTGCTAATGTGGAGCCAAAGTGAACGCCTGTACGTCCTGCTGCAGCGCCACCCTCCCGTCGAACGGCAGACGGAGACGGAGGGGGAAAGTGAACCGGCGACGGGCGACGAAACAACACCACCGTCCATGACACCACTCGATGCAATGATCTGTCTGTTGCGTGGTTCGCAGACGAAAGGCAACGTGTGCAAGCAAATCTTTACCGCACTCGCCGCCATGCTGGACGGCGACGAGCGAAACAGTGCGGAGGAGCAGGGCCGCATCCGGGAGGAAGATTCCGACCGCGTCGGCAATCGTAGCCGGTTGCTGATACCGTACGTGCAGGATTTGCTGCAGTACATACGGCACCAGGTCAGGAGCAAGAAGACGATCTCGAGCGATCTGCTGCTCATTCTAACACGGCTGGCCGAATCGGGGATGATCGGTAGCGACCAGAAGGACGAGGAGCGCATCGAGAAGGATCGTGTGTCGCTGCTGAACCTGCTGTTCCCCATACTGGCCAGAAAAGTGCACGAGGTAGGGGACGAGCGGTCGGGCGAGGATATCAGACGCTTGCACATTATCATCGCACGCCTGTTAAACGATATCGACGACCCGCTGCAGTATCTGAAACAGTTGGCGCTATCGCTTCAGAATGTGAAAAATCGCG GAGCGAGAAAGATATTGCTGCAAATATTCGACCGGCTTGCTTGCCGTTCGCCCGAGATGCAGCTAATCAGCACGCTCGTCCATGGGCTGAACGCAATGGATCGGCGGTGGGTGGACCAGCCAGACAACGTGGCCCGTACGTCGGCCTTCCGATCGATCGACCAAATGCTGTCGGAAGACGCGCCGGACGGTCAGCGAATGACGGGCAACGTTGCGATCGTGTTTCTCTCCCAAGCCTTCCACGTGCTGCAGTCCGAGAAAGACTTTACCGTGCGACAGAACGCGTGCGAGTACGTGTGCAAGGTGGTGCTGCATCTGGCGTCCGCGAACGAGTGGCCCGCCGAGCTGCACTACTGTCTCGACCGCATCGTCCTGCACAACATCGCCGCCGGCTTCAAGCACAAGGGAGCGGGCGGTGAGCGGCGCAACGAGTCGATTCAGCTGCTCGGCGAACTGAGCCGCACCGTGGGCAAACCGGGCGTAACGACACACCCGCAGTGTCGCGTGTTTGCCGAGCTGTGGCATTTTACGGGCGCGGGCGACGGTGCCGAGCGGGACTTTTTCGAAAACATTACGCATCTGCAAACGTACAAGCATCGCAAGGCGATGAAGCGGCTTGCCGCCAAGCTGGCCGCTATGGCCGACGAGGCAAAGGCCAGCGGCTGCAACAGCCGGGACACAATCGGAGCGGCCGGACCGACGTCACGCACCATCGTAAACTATTTGCTGCCGATCGTGTCGCACTACATCTGCCACGATGAGtacaaaaagcaaacgaatCTGGTGGAGGAGGCGGGCAACTGCATCATCAACCTGTGCCGGCTGCTGCCCTGGCGCGGCTACCACACGGTACTGCAGCAGTACTTGCGCAAGCTGAAGCACTCGTGGGAGTACCAGAAGCAGCTGCTGCGCATCGTGATCGGCATAATGGATGCGTTTCATTTCGATCTGTCCGCGGCGGCGACTGTGGATGCGGAGCATCCGGTCGAAGCTAAAGGTGGTGCTGCCGCTAACgcattgatgaacaaaaagCTGCTGCTACAGGATGAATCGGTGGAGGAAGCAGAGGAAACGGCCCCACCCGCTGCACCGGAAGGCGAGGAAAAGCCGAAGGAAGATGCAAACGAAGAGCAAGATGCCGAAGATGATAGCAAGGAATcggaggatgaggaggaggaggaggacgcgGAAAGCGTGatcgaggacgaggaggaagtGGAACCGACGGCCCGATGTGACCCGGAGGAGGCATTGCGGGTGGCGCGCGATATCGTGCACGACATATCGAAAACGATCATACCGAGTCTGCTGTCCTCGTTCAACTTTGCCACCGAAGCGCCCGTAACGACGGGCGGTGGCGGGCAGATGGACCGGAAGGCGCGGTTTGCAAAGCAGCGCACGGAAATGCTGAAGCTCCCGATAGCGATCGCGATAGTGAAGCTGTTCATGAAGCTGCCGCGCAAAGAGATCGAGCTCAATCTGCCCCGGCTGATCATCAAGGTGATCACGTTCCTGAAGTCGCGGCTAAAGCTGGCCCGCGTGCAGGCCCGCAACACGCTCGCCCACATTACGCTCGAGCTGGGCCCGTCCTATCTGTCGTTCGTGCTGCAGAACCTGCTAGCCATGTTGACGCGCGGGTTCCAGCGCCACGTGCTGACCTTCACCGTCCACACGGTGGTCGAGCGGGCGCAGCAGCATCTCGCCTCCGGGCCGGTGCTGGAAAACATACTCCAAACGGTGGTGCACATCTGCACCGAGGACATTTTCGGCCAGCTGATCGGGCTGCTGAACGGTAGCACCATTGAGACGGGTTCGCTGAAGAAGACCAACAtgccggaatcgaaatcgagcCGCAAGCCCTACCAAACGCTCTACATCCTGGCGAAGCACGTGCAGGAGCGCATGCTGGCCGACCTGTTCATGCCGTTTCGCACCGTGCTGAGCAAGTACCGGACGCACCAGACGGTGGCCAAGGTGCAGGACGCCTTTCACCAGATAGCGGAGGGCCTGGTGGCGAACGAAACGATCAGCCCGGAAGCGCTGCTCGTGTTCGTGTACGGTATGGTGACGGGGAAGGTCTTCACCCAATGCGCCGTTGCCGGTGCGGACGGAGAGCAGGAGGACctccagcagcggcagcagcagcagtcggaaGAGGAGAAAAAGCGGGCGGCAAAGAAACTGCTCGGCAATGTGCCGAAACCGGGCAGCATCTACATCATTCCGGACGAACCGAAGCGGTACGGATCGGCGGCCGCAACCAGCGCGCTGGATCTGATCCTGGCAAAGACGGAAGGCAATGATCCCACCTTCCTGGAGTGTGGTCTAGAGCTGCTGCAAAGCTTCATCCGGCGCAAGCAGGTGGGAACGCGCAGCAGCGACACGGAGCAGGTAGAGCTGCTGATTCAGCTGATCGATCCGATCGTGCCCACGCTGGTGGAATCGCTCGATTCGAAGCACTCGAAAATCATTTGCCATTCGATCAACTGCTTTAGCGCACTGTTGGCCACAGAGTGGCCACTGAAAAGTTTCCAGCAGCCCGAAACGCTCGACGCGATCGTGGCGGCGATCTTCACCATACTGCACCGCTACAACACGGTCGCACTCGACGTGAACAATCCCAACATCGGCATGGTGCGGGCGAGCTTCCGGGCGATCGTCGCCGTGCTGAAGTACGCCAACGCGTCGTACAGCTTCACGGAGGAGCAGCTGCGCCTGCTGGTGATGTACATCGAGCAGGATTTGGCGGTCGGTGGAGGTCGCCAAACGACTGCGTTCGTGCTGTTGCGTTCGCTGCTCGGCCGGCGCTACAGCTTCcccgagctgcagcagctgatGAGCAAGGTGTTTGAAATGTGCGTGCGGTCGGAAAGCGATACAGAGCG agCGGAATGTCGACAAAACATAGTAGATTACGTCATGAACTACCCAACGAGCAAGAAGGTAAAGAACTATCTGCTTTTCTTTGTCGATCAACTGCAATACGAAGTGCTGTCGGGGCGTGAATCTGCTTGCCTGCTGCTGAAAACGCTGTTCCAGAAGTTGCCCAAG TCGACGATCGACCAAAACAACAGTGCGCTGTTCTTTGCGCTCGGCGTCCGGCTGGTCAACGAGGACGACACCGACATCCGAACGCTCGTGGCCGAATGCATCGAAACGCTGCTAAAGAGGCTCGATCCGAGCGAAAAAAGCTCACTGGTGAAGATCATCCAGGACATGCTCGGCGATCGATTGCTCAAGCACCGCGAGCTGGGCACGCAGTTGCTGCTGCGCATACTACACAGCCAACCTACGGAGCGCTTCATCCGCTCCTGGCTGCCGAACGTGCTGCCCGCGCTGTTGCAGAACCTGGTGCCGCCAACGAGCGCCGCACTGAGCGCGGACGGAAAATTCGTTAAACCGCTCGCACCGAGCGTAACGCTGCTGACCGCTGATCCGAGCGGTGACCATCTGACCATACAGACGCAGAACGTGTTCGCGGAGTTGCTCCGGCTGCTGCCGGCTATGCTGACGGCAGCCCAGTACAACGATACGATTGACGCGCTAGCGTACACCGCCCAGTCGCTGCTGAGCAGCGGGCACCAGTGGGTACGATTCGGCGCCCTGAAGCTGCTGTACCAAATTATGAACGAGCTAGATTTTGACGCCATCCACGAGCGCATCCGATGTCTGCGCAGCAAGCGCAATGACGCGGAGCCGGAAGCGGAGGAAGAGTTGGACAGTGACGACAACCCGGGCGGTAGACAATTCTTGTTCCAGTCGCCGCTGCGTGACTGCAAAACGCTAACTCTGGACCTTTGCGCCCAGCTTTCCCCGCACAGTGCGATGGTGAGCGAGAGTGACGACGAAGCAGCCGGGCTCGTCACGCAGCTGCTGTTCCTGATCGCGAACATTCTGCGTGCAGTGCCGCtggagaagaaggaaaaggcgTCATCGAAAAGAATCAATCTGCACTGGCTGGTGCGCCGGGTGCGTTATGTAGTGCAGGGCGAAATCTTCAAGACGCCTCACATATTTACACTG cgcaagcacgcactacACTGGATGTCATCGGTGGTCGCGATCTTGGAGCAGGACACGCTGGAACAATTGGCCCCCTCCTTGCTAATACCGGCCATCCGGGAGCTGACCGCTCAGGATATATCCGGCTCACGGTCCGGTAATGATCCATCGAAGGTTTCGCTGCGCAAGGTGGCCGCTAAGGTGGGCAAGGACATCAGCGTACGCCTTGGCGCGGAACAGTACGACAAGATGCGGAACGCGATCGAGGAATCGCTGCGCCGAAAGCGCACGAACCGTAGGATGGAGCTGGCGCAGGAGAAAATCAACTTCCCGATGGCGGCCGCACGCCGTAAGGAGGCGAAAAAAACGCGCACCAAGGAGGCGAAAAGGCGCAAGACGCAATTCTCCCTCGACGATCCGTTCGATCTGGAAGGACCGGCCAATGGGGGCGTCATTCCGGGAATGAAACGCCGGGCCAAATCGGGCACTGGGTCAGTTCCAAAGAAACGGCGCAACATGGAGGCAATGTTTCGGGAGTGA